One part of the Suncus etruscus isolate mSunEtr1 chromosome 2, mSunEtr1.pri.cur, whole genome shotgun sequence genome encodes these proteins:
- the LMBRD2 gene encoding G-protein coupled receptor-associated protein LMBRD2 isoform X2, with protein sequence MSGAALGLEIVFVFFLALFLLHRYGDFKKQHRLVIVGTLLAWYLCFLIVFILPLDVSTTIYNRCKHAANSSPPENNNSTGLYATVISVPSHHPCFKPWSYIPDGIMPIFWRVVYWTSQFLTWILLPFMQSYARSGGFSITGKIKTALIENAIYYGTYLLIFGAFLIYVAVNPRLHLEWNQLQTIGIAAANTWGLFLLVLLLGYGLVEIPRSYWNGAKKGYLLMKTYFKAAKLMTEKADAEENLEDVMEVRKVNESIKYNHPLRKCVDTILRKCPVEYQEKMGRNMDDYEDFEEKHNTYPSEKSLVKLHKQVIYAVQRHRRTQVQWQILLEQAFYLEDVAKNETSVTHQFVHTFQSTEPENRLIQYFYNPTVEWYWECLLRPWFYRILAVVLSIFSVIVVWSECTFFSTRPVLSLFAVFIQLAEQTYNYIYIEIACFLSIFFLSICVYSTVFRIRVFNYYYLASHHQTDAYSLLFSGMLFCRLTPPLCLNFLGLTHMDSSISHQNTQPTAYTSIMGSMKVLSFIADGFYIYYPMLVVILCIATYFSLGTRCLNLLGFQQFMGDNDMTSDLVDEGKELIRREKRKRQRQEEGENRRREWKERYGHNREDSTRNRNVHMDPKELNFSESGTNRSTTKYTRVNNRTERDRVELLQDAEPLDFNAETFTDDPLEADSGRYQPSGRYLSMSRSKIFDDV encoded by the exons ATGAGTGGTGCAGCTTTGGGACTCgagattgtttttgtgttttttctggCATTATTCTTACTTCATCGATATGGAGACTTTAAGAAGCAGCATAGACTTGTAATTGTTGGAACACTGCTAGCTTGGTATCTCTGCTTCCTTATTGTCTTCATACTGCCTCTGGATGTTAGTACG ACAATATACAACCGATGCAAACATGCTGCAAACTCAAGCCCTCCTGAGAATAACAACAGTACAGGATTATATGCAACTGTCATCTCAGTTCCAAG TCACCATCCATGTTTCAAGCCCTGGAGTTATATTCCTGATGGAATCATGCCGATTTTCTGGAGGGTAGTATATTGGACTTCACAATTTTTAACATG GATTTTGTTACCGTTTATGCAATCATATGCAAGATCAGGAGGATTTTCCATCACTGGAAAGATCAAGACTGCATTAATTGAGAATGCAATCTATTATGGAACCTATTTGCTAATTTTTGgagcatttttaatttatgtagctGTAAACCCACGTTTACACTTAGAATG gaacCAACTTCAGACTATTGGAATAGCTGCTGCAAACACATGGGGCCTATTTCTTCTTGTGTTGTTGTTGGGGTATGGTTTAGTAGAAATTCCTCGTTCATACTGGAATGGAGCCAAAAAGGGTTATCTGCTTATGAAAACATACTTTAAAGCAGCCAAATTGATGACAGAGAAAGCAGATGCAGAAGAGAATTTAGAAGATGTCATGGAG GTTCGTAAAGTGAATGAAAGCATCAAGTATAACCACCCATTGAGAAAATGTGTTGACACAATACTAAGAAAG TGCCCTGTAGAGTATcaggaaaaaatggggagaaacaTGGATGATTATGAAGATTTTGAAGAAAAGCATAATACTTACCCTAGTGAAAAAAGTCTGGTAAAGCTACATAAACAG gtgattTATGCAGTTCAGCGGCATCGTCGAACTCAAGTACAGTGGCAGATACTTTTGGAACAAGCATTTTACCTAGAAGATGTAGCCAAAAATGAAACTAGTGTTACCCACCAGTTTGTTCATACCTTTCAGTCAACAGAACCAGAAAATAGATtaattcagtatttttataatCCTACAGTTG AGTGGTACTGGGAATGTCTTCTGCGACCTTGGTTTTATAGGATACTTGCTGTGGTTTTGTCCATCTTCTCTGTGATAGTTGTGTGGTCAGAGTGCACTTTCTTTAGCACAAGACCGGTCTTATCCCTCTTTGCAGTCTTCATACAGCTGGCTGAacaaacatataattatatttacattgAG attGCTTGCTTCCTTTCCATCTTTTTTCTAAGTATTTGTGTTTATTCTACTGTGTTCAGAATTCGTGTATTTAACTACTATTACTTGGCTTCACATCACCAGACTGATGCTTACAGCCTTCTTTTCAGTGGCAT GTTATTTTGCCGTTTGACTCCTcctttatgtcttaatttcttgGGTTTGACCCATATGGATTCATCCATCTCTCACCAGAATACACAGCCAACTGCTTATACATCT ATTATGGGTTCCATGAAAGTTTTATCCTTTATTGCAGATGGATTCTATATATATTATCCTATGCTGGTGGtaattctctgcattgccacttaTTTTAG tttaggAACTCGTTGTTTGAATCTACTTGGTTTCCAGCAATTCATGGGAGATAATGACATGACATCAGATCTAGTTGATGAAGGAAAAGAATTAATCAGACGag agaaaagaaaaaggcaaaggcAAGAAGAAGGTGAAAATCGAAGAAGA gaatgGAAAGAACGGTATGGACACAACAGAGAGGATTCTACTAGAAATAGGAATGTTCATATGGACCCAAAAGAGTTGAACTTCTCAGAGAGTGGCACCAACCGAt
- the LMBRD2 gene encoding G-protein coupled receptor-associated protein LMBRD2 isoform X1, whose protein sequence is MSGAALGLEIVFVFFLALFLLHRYGDFKKQHRLVIVGTLLAWYLCFLIVFILPLDVSTTIYNRCKHAANSSPPENNNSTGLYATVISVPSHHPCFKPWSYIPDGIMPIFWRVVYWTSQFLTWILLPFMQSYARSGGFSITGKIKTALIENAIYYGTYLLIFGAFLIYVAVNPRLHLEWNQLQTIGIAAANTWGLFLLVLLLGYGLVEIPRSYWNGAKKGYLLMKTYFKAAKLMTEKADAEENLEDVMEEVRKVNESIKYNHPLRKCVDTILRKCPVEYQEKMGRNMDDYEDFEEKHNTYPSEKSLVKLHKQVIYAVQRHRRTQVQWQILLEQAFYLEDVAKNETSVTHQFVHTFQSTEPENRLIQYFYNPTVEWYWECLLRPWFYRILAVVLSIFSVIVVWSECTFFSTRPVLSLFAVFIQLAEQTYNYIYIEIACFLSIFFLSICVYSTVFRIRVFNYYYLASHHQTDAYSLLFSGMLFCRLTPPLCLNFLGLTHMDSSISHQNTQPTAYTSIMGSMKVLSFIADGFYIYYPMLVVILCIATYFSLGTRCLNLLGFQQFMGDNDMTSDLVDEGKELIRREKRKRQRQEEGENRRREWKERYGHNREDSTRNRNVHMDPKELNFSESGTNRSTTKYTRVNNRTERDRVELLQDAEPLDFNAETFTDDPLEADSGRYQPSGRYLSMSRSKIFDDV, encoded by the exons ATGAGTGGTGCAGCTTTGGGACTCgagattgtttttgtgttttttctggCATTATTCTTACTTCATCGATATGGAGACTTTAAGAAGCAGCATAGACTTGTAATTGTTGGAACACTGCTAGCTTGGTATCTCTGCTTCCTTATTGTCTTCATACTGCCTCTGGATGTTAGTACG ACAATATACAACCGATGCAAACATGCTGCAAACTCAAGCCCTCCTGAGAATAACAACAGTACAGGATTATATGCAACTGTCATCTCAGTTCCAAG TCACCATCCATGTTTCAAGCCCTGGAGTTATATTCCTGATGGAATCATGCCGATTTTCTGGAGGGTAGTATATTGGACTTCACAATTTTTAACATG GATTTTGTTACCGTTTATGCAATCATATGCAAGATCAGGAGGATTTTCCATCACTGGAAAGATCAAGACTGCATTAATTGAGAATGCAATCTATTATGGAACCTATTTGCTAATTTTTGgagcatttttaatttatgtagctGTAAACCCACGTTTACACTTAGAATG gaacCAACTTCAGACTATTGGAATAGCTGCTGCAAACACATGGGGCCTATTTCTTCTTGTGTTGTTGTTGGGGTATGGTTTAGTAGAAATTCCTCGTTCATACTGGAATGGAGCCAAAAAGGGTTATCTGCTTATGAAAACATACTTTAAAGCAGCCAAATTGATGACAGAGAAAGCAGATGCAGAAGAGAATTTAGAAGATGTCATGGAG GAGGTTCGTAAAGTGAATGAAAGCATCAAGTATAACCACCCATTGAGAAAATGTGTTGACACAATACTAAGAAAG TGCCCTGTAGAGTATcaggaaaaaatggggagaaacaTGGATGATTATGAAGATTTTGAAGAAAAGCATAATACTTACCCTAGTGAAAAAAGTCTGGTAAAGCTACATAAACAG gtgattTATGCAGTTCAGCGGCATCGTCGAACTCAAGTACAGTGGCAGATACTTTTGGAACAAGCATTTTACCTAGAAGATGTAGCCAAAAATGAAACTAGTGTTACCCACCAGTTTGTTCATACCTTTCAGTCAACAGAACCAGAAAATAGATtaattcagtatttttataatCCTACAGTTG AGTGGTACTGGGAATGTCTTCTGCGACCTTGGTTTTATAGGATACTTGCTGTGGTTTTGTCCATCTTCTCTGTGATAGTTGTGTGGTCAGAGTGCACTTTCTTTAGCACAAGACCGGTCTTATCCCTCTTTGCAGTCTTCATACAGCTGGCTGAacaaacatataattatatttacattgAG attGCTTGCTTCCTTTCCATCTTTTTTCTAAGTATTTGTGTTTATTCTACTGTGTTCAGAATTCGTGTATTTAACTACTATTACTTGGCTTCACATCACCAGACTGATGCTTACAGCCTTCTTTTCAGTGGCAT GTTATTTTGCCGTTTGACTCCTcctttatgtcttaatttcttgGGTTTGACCCATATGGATTCATCCATCTCTCACCAGAATACACAGCCAACTGCTTATACATCT ATTATGGGTTCCATGAAAGTTTTATCCTTTATTGCAGATGGATTCTATATATATTATCCTATGCTGGTGGtaattctctgcattgccacttaTTTTAG tttaggAACTCGTTGTTTGAATCTACTTGGTTTCCAGCAATTCATGGGAGATAATGACATGACATCAGATCTAGTTGATGAAGGAAAAGAATTAATCAGACGag agaaaagaaaaaggcaaaggcAAGAAGAAGGTGAAAATCGAAGAAGA gaatgGAAAGAACGGTATGGACACAACAGAGAGGATTCTACTAGAAATAGGAATGTTCATATGGACCCAAAAGAGTTGAACTTCTCAGAGAGTGGCACCAACCGAt